The Sinomicrobium kalidii genome contains a region encoding:
- a CDS encoding efflux transporter outer membrane subunit, with product MTNFLRIANIVLAGWFALPAQAQDPVTGWKWQEPPQESVALYIGNDTITENTDPITDVEPWWEAFGYTTLDSLVQKAILNNVDLKIARARVEQARADKQIALAELFPAIRFEPSFVRQEFSANRPNPFGGQLGRATLNTYELPLTLSYELDVFGKNINNVQASSLRSKASEEERKNTLLAVTAEVARNYFLLLQLDAENDLLVHTEKTRQDNLEITSTRYEAGLVSQIDVLRAKTELSSVQVQLKNNRQLRAEIELILATLAGEDASTFQIPHSKVRYLPPSVAFVDKDSLSGSRPDLKAAKLLMEASDKRVSSQWKELLPSFRLNGSYGYLSGNADNLIEDNGRTWIAGISASLPIFEGGRKRSEIKLKRSELQEARENYNKLTLESYRQVENAYAQLQWAHRQLLAQQEFVAAARDAANLTNERYRKGLVNYIDVVDAERQVLEAERLSVQLFARELTGRVTLIQALGLFPEHLE from the coding sequence ATGACCAATTTTTTGAGAATCGCAAATATCGTCCTGGCGGGGTGGTTCGCCCTGCCCGCACAGGCCCAGGACCCCGTAACCGGCTGGAAATGGCAGGAACCGCCACAGGAAAGTGTAGCACTGTATATAGGTAATGATACCATCACGGAAAATACCGATCCCATAACCGATGTCGAGCCCTGGTGGGAAGCGTTCGGTTATACCACGCTGGACAGCCTCGTGCAAAAGGCCATCCTCAATAATGTGGACCTTAAAATAGCCAGGGCCCGGGTAGAACAGGCCAGGGCTGATAAACAGATCGCACTCGCAGAATTGTTTCCCGCCATCCGTTTTGAACCTTCTTTTGTAAGACAGGAATTTTCGGCAAACCGCCCCAATCCGTTCGGAGGGCAATTAGGCAGGGCCACACTCAATACCTACGAACTGCCCCTCACCCTGTCTTACGAACTGGATGTTTTCGGTAAAAACATCAACAATGTGCAAGCCAGCTCCCTGAGATCAAAGGCAAGCGAGGAAGAACGGAAAAATACCCTGCTTGCCGTTACTGCGGAAGTAGCCCGGAACTATTTCCTGCTCTTGCAACTCGACGCGGAAAATGATCTTCTCGTTCACACGGAAAAGACCCGGCAGGATAACCTGGAGATCACTTCCACCCGTTATGAAGCAGGACTGGTGAGCCAGATCGATGTGTTAAGGGCCAAAACAGAGCTTTCTTCTGTCCAAGTACAGTTAAAGAACAACAGGCAGCTCAGGGCAGAAATAGAACTGATACTGGCCACCCTGGCCGGAGAAGATGCAAGTACTTTTCAAATTCCGCACAGCAAGGTCAGGTACCTGCCGCCTTCTGTGGCATTTGTAGACAAGGACTCGCTTTCCGGCTCCAGGCCTGACCTGAAAGCGGCTAAACTTTTAATGGAAGCTTCAGACAAAAGAGTAAGCAGTCAGTGGAAAGAACTCCTGCCCTCTTTTCGCCTTAACGGTTCCTATGGTTACCTGTCCGGTAATGCCGATAACCTGATCGAGGATAACGGCAGAACATGGATTGCCGGTATATCCGCCTCCCTGCCCATTTTCGAAGGTGGAAGAAAACGCTCGGAAATAAAGCTGAAACGCAGTGAATTACAGGAAGCCCGGGAAAACTATAATAAACTGACCCTGGAATCCTACCGGCAGGTAGAAAATGCCTATGCACAGTTACAGTGGGCACACCGGCAACTCCTGGCCCAACAGGAATTTGTTGCTGCGGCCAGGGATGCTGCCAACCTCACCAACGAACGCTATCGCAAAGGACTGGTAAATTATATTGACGTGGTAGATGCCGAACGGCAGGTACTGGAAGCCGAACGCCTTAGTGTCCAGCTTTTTGCACGGGAACTGACCGGCCGCGTCACACTTATACAGGCCCTGGGCTTATTCCCGGAGCACCTGGAATAG
- a CDS encoding aldose epimerase family protein produces the protein MKHLIKNDHICLSTFNYGATIQQLIVRDKNDNDVNVVLGFEKEEDYYNNPFYIGASIGRYAGRISKGGFSLNGDHYELHQENGVHLHGGKNGLNKKQWQPEHIVQDTDTPSITYTVTSPHLEEGYPGNLKVSVTYKLIGNSLKIVYEATTDRTTVLNLTNHAYFNLEGRNSVLDHELKLNSETFVELDRKLLPTGNFSPVKGTAYDFLSPEIIGTKPGFSGIDDVFVLNGKGPAAILYAPQTGIEMKVITNQQAMVIFTPEDLRINNFVNGAEYENFSSICFEAQTFPDAPNQPDFPSAVLRPGEVYRNETVLEFGLR, from the coding sequence GTGAAACACTTGATCAAGAACGACCATATTTGCCTGAGCACTTTCAACTATGGCGCCACCATTCAACAGCTGATCGTAAGAGATAAAAATGACAATGATGTCAATGTCGTCCTCGGTTTTGAAAAAGAGGAAGACTATTATAACAATCCCTTTTATATCGGGGCTTCCATTGGCCGCTATGCCGGCCGGATAAGCAAAGGAGGGTTTTCACTGAACGGAGATCATTACGAACTTCATCAGGAAAATGGCGTACACCTGCACGGCGGTAAAAACGGGCTGAACAAGAAGCAGTGGCAACCGGAACACATAGTACAGGATACGGACACTCCTTCCATCACCTATACGGTGACCAGTCCGCATCTCGAAGAAGGCTATCCGGGAAACCTGAAAGTGAGTGTTACCTACAAATTGATCGGCAACAGCCTTAAAATCGTTTATGAGGCGACGACAGACAGAACCACGGTGCTCAACCTCACCAATCATGCTTATTTTAACCTGGAAGGACGAAATTCCGTTTTGGATCACGAGTTAAAACTCAACAGCGAAACCTTTGTTGAACTCGACCGGAAACTGTTACCTACGGGAAATTTTTCACCTGTTAAGGGTACTGCATATGATTTCCTGTCCCCTGAAATCATCGGTACCAAACCCGGATTCTCCGGAATAGATGATGTTTTTGTCCTGAACGGAAAAGGGCCGGCAGCCATATTATACGCTCCGCAAACGGGCATAGAAATGAAGGTCATCACCAACCAGCAGGCCATGGTAATATTTACTCCCGAAGACCTGAGGATCAATAATTTTGTAAACGGTGCGGAATACGAAAACTTTTCGTCCATATGTTTCGAGGCACAAACCTTCCCCGACGCGCCAAATCAGCCGGACTTTCCTTCCGCAGTGCTCCGTCCCGGCGAAGTGTACCGGAACGAAACCGTGCTGGAATTCGGATTGAGGTAA